The sequence CAAGATACAAGGCATGGTACAAAGCATGGACAAAGCATAGCAAGGTACAGGACAGAAAACAACAATGCAGAACCAGGCAGCACATACCGAGACGTAGATGGCCGGACCCATTGGGTCAGCAGCCAAGGGCAAAACCTGGCAAGGCAAACATAGACAGACCTGACAGAGCATAAGGGTGAAACACCCACAAGACATGACAAAGACAGACTGACCAAGACTGAAGAGAATTCTCCACGCTCAATAGCAGCCTAATGAGCGCacctgaaaggacacacccaggAACTGAACCGGGGAGGTtaaccccagcaaaaccaaaactGGGAGGTACCAAATCAGGTCAGGGGTAACCAGAAAACGCAGCCTACCTAGCTGCGATAGAGGactttgcccctagcaaccagcacgcacagaacaccgcagccagtacacaagAGCGCAACAGACCTGAATAGCCACAGGGAGACAATACAGCCAAAGGGAGGTACATGCACACATACGAGCAGGAACACACAAGATACCGCAGCCAGCACACAGCCAAAAGCAACCAGCCTGCAcggaacaccgcagccagtacgcaaaaggCGTTCAGCCAGCCTACATGGAAATCCACGTCATGGTGAACCACACTGTGACATCAATTGTCTGTCACATTGTATCTCCTGGTTCTGTGTAGGTACGGAGGTAACTTCTGTTTTAATCATGGAATATTTTTAATCTGGATTTGTTACAATAAagattatgggggagatttatcaaacttgtgcaaatgaaaactggtttagttgcccatagcaacctatcagattccacctttcattttccaaaggagctctgaaaactgAAAGGGGCAGTAGCAGGTTTTGCAAATTTTGTAGGCATGATCAAAGTGTTAGGgcagccatacacattcaatacctGTTGGCCAAACAATCAGCTATCTCTCCTGGCTCCCTTCTAACTCCCCAATACTCAATTAGCTTGGATGAACGTGTATGTGAATTTAAAGGAGTTGGCTTATCTTGCACTATGGTGGCAACtcgctagaatatgccaccaatgtccgataggtgcgggtctcacctctAGGATGGAGACCCCAAAATGAACGAGAGCACACCACACAAGAGCAGTCACTCTACAGTCACTTCTGTGGGAATCCCAGCTTTTTCTGagactcccatagaggtgaatgaagaGGTGGCCACACTTGCACAGTGCTCCCACAATTCGCTTTTATGAGAGTTCTAGAAATAGCAGAGCTATGGGACATCGTCGAAGAGTTTCGTTTCCAGCAGCTGTTCTTCACTTATGTTAGGAAATTACCTTTAATGCAATTACCTATCAAACCTAATGTATCCTTTAAACGGGTTTTCTGGAATTAGAAATAAAGGATCTActtattttctacaaaaaaacacCACTGTGTGATATTGCACAGCCCAAGGAGAATGGAAGAAAAAATCCTGGAATGCAATAAAAATGTTTACATAGTCCAAGACATCATTTTTAATACCTCTATCCTACAACTATATGGCACATTATCTTTTTCACAGCTGCCTTCACATCACTATTCCTAAGACTGTAGATGAAGGGATTGAACAATGGAGCTATGAAGGCATACAATGCAGATATGACCTTATCTTGATCCATTGAGTGACTTGATTTGggcctaaaatacataaaaatagcaGAACCATAAAACAAAGTCACAACCATCAGGTGAGAGGTGCAGGTGGAGAACGCTTTCTTCCTTCCAGATGTTGACTTTATATTCAGAACTGTTGAGATGATGTGTGTGTAGGACATAATGGTTAATATGAAGGAACTGACAATGACACAACCacaggccacaaggaggacaatcTCATTTATGTCCGTCGGTGTACAGGCCAGCTGCATTATAGGGGGGATGTCACAGAAGAAATGATTGATCTTGTTATTTCCACAGAAGGACAAGCTAAATGTAAGAACTGTATGTAATAAAGAGTTTACAGCGCCAACAATCCATGAGACGGAAACAAGCTGAATGCATGTTCTTTTATTCATAATGGTCCCATAAACCAGAGGGCGACATATGGCATTATAACGATCATACGCCATCACTGCTAGCAGGTAACACTCTGCTCCACCCAGGAGCAAAAAACAGTACATCTGTATGACGCAGCCTGAGAACGAGATGGTCTTATGGGTCGATAGGAAGTTGGATAACATTTTGGGCACAGACGCAGAAATGTAACAGATCTCCAGGAAGGATAAATTGGCAAGAAAGAAGTACATCGGAGTGTGAAGAGACGGAGTAAGTCTATAGGCAAGGACTATGGATATATTACCCATCATTGTGGTAACATAGATGAGCAAGAACGCAACAAATAATAAATGCTGGAGAACAGGAGATCCAGAATATCCCAGGAGGATGAAATCTTTGATTGTAGTTTGGTTCTTTCTATACATTTTATCCTTTGAATCTGGGAAATAACAGAAAGACTTTTATTTAAAAAGTGTTGTCTGGTTTTTGGtacctttaaaggtgttgtccgggttcagagctgaacccggacaaacctccattttcacccaggcagcccccctgacttgagcataggagcagttcatgctccgatgctctccttaccctgcgctaaatcgggcagggcaaaggcattttccagagttccggtgacgtaccgggctctccatggggctgccaggaagcctagtgacgtcaccagcactgatgggcaggctttaaagcatgcccatcagagccgatgacgtcactgaacacactgcagGGCGGAAGCCTCTGTCCGGcaatgtgttattgtaaacaaaagagcccttgccctgcgcgaactAGCgaaggcaagggagcgcatcggagcatgagatgttccgatgctaacatcaagggtgctgcctgggtgaaattatgggtatgtccgggttcagctctgaacccggacaacccctttaagagagaaACCACAAGGGTGAATCCTAGGGTTGAGTTGGAACTTTTCAATATGCCTGATGTCTTTTTAACCTGTGATTATAATAAATGGTGCACTCCATTTAAATGCTTGAGTTGGTGGAGCAGCAGATACATTATTGCTGGATTGCTCCACAGATGACATCAGATTGCCATAGCAGTGAGACATTCTGGTGCCATGAATAAAATGCAAAGGACAAGATTTACTAATGAGTCTGTGCCTAGAATTTGTCAAAAAAGTGATACAAATTGTAACAGCTAGGGTTTCTGCAATTTATTTTCTAGCGGGCTCAAAAAGTATTTGAAACTTAGCAAGAAGGGAGCATGGCCTAAAATGCTACTTTTTGAGCAAAAAATTGTGGCACTATTCTGGTGAAAAATTCCATCTCAAAGTAAGCcatccaatagttggtatagagctagacaaaagtgtctatccttgcaccatatttatcatccagcctgagtccTTGtgttaaatctggtgcaggtctagacagcccgtCTAAGCTTACAGCATTTATAGAATTAGTGAATCTGCCAAACAGAGTTGTATAATTGTACTTATATGTAGATTCTGACTTGTATCTACAAATGAAATCCCATTTCCAAAACAAAGTCTGCCCTGTACCCTCAGGATATAATACAATAAACCAATGAATATTATAAAAGGGGCGCTGTTAACTTTTTACTATGAGGACCCTTATGTTTGATTCCCTAGGCATATTTGGATCCGTGCCACAGAGATTTCGAATATCCTGCCCATACAGTAACATGCCTGTCTATAATTTTAAACAGTACACTGAAGTTTTTACTTATGCAAGCCATTATCCCCTTGACGACCAGCACTGTATATGTATGAAGGAAGTCATccttttaaagatggtgcccgctccgGAGCGAACCATGCACCATCGCcaccaggtgtctgctgtttcaCACAACAGACACCCagagctaatgtctgtgattggccataATGCCAATAGcagatatttaacccctcagatgccatgctctaatgtgaccatggcatctgagagctgAAAACCTGTGCTCCAAGGGCTGGAACAGTTAACCCTAGCGGTGATCGGGGGAGCCTTTCATTGCCTGAGGCATGCTCAGTCCCCCTGAAGGACACAAGGCTGCCACAGCTATGTTCCTAATGGGACCCTGCCTGTGGCTAGGATCCATAGGAATGTATCAAATTTCTCATAAACTTCActactaatgcattggagtctatgagagaagcaatttGATGATCGCTTGCTCAAGTTCCCTAGGGTAACTTTTAAAAGTTTAAAgtgtaaagtttttaaaaattcaatctgaagtttaggaaaaatttgatttgcttacTTCTCCATAAACAGACAATAGTGTGCCACCTAGTGGAAGAAAGACCTCTTAGATGTGGCAAATCTTTGTTAGGTTGGGGCTACATAATGACTTTAGCTGCGACACACGTTGTATGGCCAGATCACAGTGCAGCACTGCATACATTCAAAAGTAATTACTGAAGTGACTGAAGAAAGTTGCATTGTAACCTATAAGTTGCCTTGAATGTGTTATgacatttgcaaaaaaattattgtGTGTTGTCTATTGTGGCCAAAGTCGTCTTATTTGGGATGACATTTGAGACCAGACACCACGTGTGTTCTCTGACTTACCATAGGACTtgagggtacagccacacggccTGGTCCTGAGCCATTCAGGGCGTGGCTGTGCTGCGGTCAAGAACTGCTGTCTCTTATTTAACTAATAAAGATGGCTCTGTATAgccggtctgcattgttaatggttgAGCAGTATTAAaggtggccattaacaatgcagaccagcTATACAGcacggtcttcattagttaaatattTGTCAGGAAAAGCTTAACTGGCCACACGGTTCTCGACCCCAGCAGGCCAAGCCCCGAAAGGCCCACAACCACAACCACATCGTGTGGTCCTACCCTAACACCatatacggatgtagcagagttaacacttaaactcttaactcaaatttcttaactcatcctgATATCCCGaaaaaaaagccattgaaaagcaaatgAAGGTGTCAACTTAACACAACTATTTTAGTTAGCATGTCTAgttaagcatgtgtgttaactctactacctcTGTATGTCAGTGGGAAACATAGACTTATAATAAGGCCTGACCAAATCTTCTAAATTAGACACAGCTGTTGCTGCCATTCCTACAAGAACTGTGCTTCTATTGATGCATGTGCCCTAATAGTTACTATACCCTCATACACAGTGGCGTAAGTACCGGGGACGCAGggaaagcggctgctttggggcccgggcTTACAAGGGGCCTGGCGCCCGGCAGCGTGTCAGTCagattatttaaagaggacctttcatgggtccagactttgtTAACTAAGTAGCGGAACATGTAGAGCGCCAACCAGGGATcttcctgcacttactattatatctgGGGCCgggcgcccgctgtggcccccgttaccgtCTCCCGCGCTGTATGATAATTACTACTATCAGAGCAGGGTGGAGTAGACTGCCCTTTCACAAtgggtgttccttctccctggctgtagcgctgtccaatcgcagcgcagagcgtcacagccagggagaaggtgagttttttttctgtcaagccctgttccggacagcagagacacagagcattaacatgattgataatgctctgtgactCTCTgtaacctttttactacaaaatcacagtgacaactttatctcactgtgattttgtagtaaaaagatcacagagaggcacagagcattatcaattatgttacatgacatacagtgtgtgtatatgcagtatatgtatatatatatatacagtactgaccaaaagtctgaattaacacatgtggaattatatccataacaaacaagtgtgaaacaactgaaaatatgtcatattctaggttcttcaaagtagccaccttttgctttgattactgct is a genomic window of Bufo bufo chromosome 1, aBufBuf1.1, whole genome shotgun sequence containing:
- the LOC120993395 gene encoding olfactory receptor 5V1-like yields the protein MYRKNQTTIKDFILLGYSGSPVLQHLLFVAFLLIYVTTMMGNISIVLAYRLTPSLHTPMYFFLANLSFLEICYISASVPKMLSNFLSTHKTISFSGCVIQMYCFLLLGGAECYLLAVMAYDRYNAICRPLVYGTIMNKRTCIQLVSVSWIVGAVNSLLHTVLTFSLSFCGNNKINHFFCDIPPIMQLACTPTDINEIVLLVACGCVIVSSFILTIMSYTHIISTVLNIKSTSGRKKAFSTCTSHLMVVTLFYGSAIFMYFRPKSSHSMDQDKVISALYAFIAPLFNPFIYSLRNSDVKAAVKKIMCHIVVG